In Pseudoalteromonas marina, a genomic segment contains:
- a CDS encoding AraC family transcriptional regulator yields the protein MSKAKILQLINRKMNESGMVQTGIEGIQLFKITDPIECSPAVYEPSVTAIVLGTKEAILDGNKHFYDNTQYICCTMPMPIEAGTPKASTDNPLIGVYISIDTGIMTELALEIQSATSTQQIPNVSYPSQSILTADWEHNFTDALYKVLLLDDDAIDLAILKKARLRELYYALLKGQAGYAFKRAFGVGNEIARSIAFLSSHLHENITIEDMASQIGMSRAVFHRKFKQATNMSPIQFVKSMRLNHAAMQITQGTNVNVAAMEMGYVSSSQFSREFKRMYGLSPKQWSQQN from the coding sequence ATGAGTAAAGCCAAAATACTACAACTAATTAATAGAAAAATGAATGAAAGCGGCATGGTACAAACAGGTATTGAAGGCATTCAATTATTTAAAATCACAGACCCTATTGAATGTTCACCAGCGGTCTATGAACCTTCTGTCACGGCTATTGTTTTAGGCACAAAAGAAGCTATTTTAGATGGCAACAAACACTTTTATGACAACACACAATACATATGTTGCACAATGCCTATGCCTATTGAAGCCGGCACTCCAAAAGCCTCGACAGATAACCCATTAATAGGTGTATATATTTCGATAGATACAGGAATTATGACCGAGTTAGCACTCGAGATACAGAGCGCAACTAGCACCCAACAAATACCTAACGTGAGTTATCCTTCACAAAGTATTTTAACTGCCGATTGGGAACATAACTTTACCGATGCGTTGTATAAAGTGTTGCTGCTCGACGATGATGCTATTGATTTAGCCATATTGAAGAAAGCACGCTTGCGTGAACTATATTACGCGCTGTTAAAAGGTCAAGCAGGCTATGCGTTTAAACGGGCATTTGGTGTGGGTAACGAGATTGCACGTTCAATTGCATTTTTATCCTCTCATTTGCATGAAAACATAACTATTGAAGACATGGCTAGCCAAATAGGTATGAGCCGCGCTGTATTCCATCGTAAATTTAAACAAGCAACTAACATGTCCCCTATTCAATTTGTTAAATCAATGAGGCTTAATCATGCCGCCATGCAAATAACACAAGGAACCAATGTCAATGTTGCAGCCATGGAAATGGGTTATGTAAGCAGTTCTCAGTTCAGCAGAGAGTTTAAAAGAATGTATGGCTTATCGCCCAAGCAATGGAGCCAACAAAATTAG